In Pyrus communis chromosome 1, drPyrComm1.1, whole genome shotgun sequence, the following are encoded in one genomic region:
- the LOC137720162 gene encoding wall-associated receptor kinase-like 20 isoform X1, whose product MVGVPALSIFILLLLLLFNHRYITTAFATDSPACKPTCGSLQLRYPFGTGPGCGSPIFQPYITCAFINNQQQLLLLTTHTGSYPITSISYATQTLILSPPSMSNCTSMQPSSSNFGLDWASPFQLGPSTFILLSCQTPTSSLTLKPSGIPVCDPSYSYLCASIYTCPSVVGLGLPLFPPTNTCCVYSPGNLDAKGELDLHGLKCASFTSVVSLGDYPTDPVRWEYGVALKYSHGGLDSGIVDTKCKSCEMSDGVCGYRVDDQDQFLCVCKNGYNTSSDCHNNYTPDSELLWGSGACDNHLPVAIWKMWSALVAGLMIIMA is encoded by the exons ATGGTTGGAGTACCAGCTCTTTCAATattcatcctcctcctcctcctcctcttcaaccACCGCTACATCACCACAGCCTTCGCCACAGACTCGCCTGCTTGCAAGCCCACATGTGGATCCCTGCAACTGAGATACCCTTTTGGCACAGGCCCTGGCTGTGGCTCACCAATTTTCCAACCCTACATAACCTGCGCATTTATCAATAATCAGCAGCAGCTCCTCCTCCTCACCACCCACACAGGCTCATACCCTATCACTTCCATTTCCTACGCCACCCAAACCCTAATCCTAAGCCCACCCTCCATGTCCAACTGCACCTCCATGCAACCTTCTTCCTCCAACTTCGGCCTTGACTGGGCCTCCCCTTTTCAGCTCGGCCCATCAACTTTCATCCTCTTGTCCTGCCAGACCCCCACCTCTTCCCTCACCCTCAAACCCTCCGGCATCCCCGTCTGTGATCCCTCCTACTCTTACCTTTGTGCTTCTATATATACGTGTCCATCCGTCGTAGGTCTTGGCCTCCCCTTGTTCCCCCCAACAAACACATGCTGTGTGTATTCACCAGGGAATCTTGATGCTAAGGGTGAGTTGGACCTCCACGGGTTAAAGTGTGCCTCATTTACATCCGTGGTGTCTCTCGGAGACTACCCGACGGACCCTGTGCGGTGGGAGTATGGGGTGGCGTTGAAGTACAGTCACGGTGGTTTGGACAGTGGCATTGTGGATACAAAGTGCAAGAGCTGTGAGATGAGTGATGGGGTTTGTGGGTATAGGGTTGATGATCAGGATCAGTTTCTTTGTGTGTGTAAGAATGGTTACAACACCTCATCAGATTGCCATAATAATTACACTCCGGATTCGGAACTGCTTTGGGGCTCCGGCGCCTGTGATAATCATTTACCAGTTGCTATTT GGAAAATGTGGTCTGCGCTTGTGGCTGGCTTGATGATCATAATGGCTTGA
- the LOC137720162 gene encoding wall-associated receptor kinase-like 20 isoform X2: protein MVGVPALSIFILLLLLLFNHRYITTAFATDSPACKPTCGSLQLRYPFGTGPGCGSPIFQPYITCAFINNQQQLLLLTTHTGSYPITSISYATQTLILSPPSMSNCTSMQPSSSNFGLDWASPFQLGPSTFILLSCQTPTSSLTLKPSGIPVCDPSYSYLCASIYTCPSVVGLGLPLFPPTNTCCVYSPGNLDAKGELDLHGLKCASFTSVVSLGDYPTDPVRWEYGVALKYSHGGLDSGIVDTKCKSCEMSDGVCGYRVDDQDQFLCVCKNGYNTSSDCHNNYTPDSELLWGSGACDNHLPVAIYKFYCVSKRERT from the exons ATGGTTGGAGTACCAGCTCTTTCAATattcatcctcctcctcctcctcctcttcaaccACCGCTACATCACCACAGCCTTCGCCACAGACTCGCCTGCTTGCAAGCCCACATGTGGATCCCTGCAACTGAGATACCCTTTTGGCACAGGCCCTGGCTGTGGCTCACCAATTTTCCAACCCTACATAACCTGCGCATTTATCAATAATCAGCAGCAGCTCCTCCTCCTCACCACCCACACAGGCTCATACCCTATCACTTCCATTTCCTACGCCACCCAAACCCTAATCCTAAGCCCACCCTCCATGTCCAACTGCACCTCCATGCAACCTTCTTCCTCCAACTTCGGCCTTGACTGGGCCTCCCCTTTTCAGCTCGGCCCATCAACTTTCATCCTCTTGTCCTGCCAGACCCCCACCTCTTCCCTCACCCTCAAACCCTCCGGCATCCCCGTCTGTGATCCCTCCTACTCTTACCTTTGTGCTTCTATATATACGTGTCCATCCGTCGTAGGTCTTGGCCTCCCCTTGTTCCCCCCAACAAACACATGCTGTGTGTATTCACCAGGGAATCTTGATGCTAAGGGTGAGTTGGACCTCCACGGGTTAAAGTGTGCCTCATTTACATCCGTGGTGTCTCTCGGAGACTACCCGACGGACCCTGTGCGGTGGGAGTATGGGGTGGCGTTGAAGTACAGTCACGGTGGTTTGGACAGTGGCATTGTGGATACAAAGTGCAAGAGCTGTGAGATGAGTGATGGGGTTTGTGGGTATAGGGTTGATGATCAGGATCAGTTTCTTTGTGTGTGTAAGAATGGTTACAACACCTCATCAGATTGCCATAATAATTACACTCCGGATTCGGAACTGCTTTGGGGCTCCGGCGCCTGTGATAATCATTTACCAGTTGCTATTT ACAAGTTTTATTGCGTGAGCAAAAGAGAGAGAACTTAA